The Desulfomicrobium orale DSM 12838 genome includes a window with the following:
- the ychF gene encoding redox-regulated ATPase YchF, producing MGLSIGIVGLPNVGKSTLFNALTRAQNAESANYPFCTIEPNRAVVPVPDLRLYKLQELASSQKVIHATVDFIDIAGLVRGASKGEGLGNQFLANIRECDAILHVVRCFENDDVIHVDGAVDPIRDMETIDTELILADLQAAERKAERLGKQIKGDKRLAPQMDLLRGLIDHLNAGRPASEMTELHSDPGAELRRDLLLITFKPVIFAMNVDEDGLGEDNAHVRRVREAAQARAAGAVKISARMEEELAGLSPEEAAEFLASYGVQESGLDLIIRAGYEMLGLCSYFTAGPKEVRAWTIRQGWKAPQGAGVIHTDFERGFIRAEVIAYEDYVKHGSEAKCRAAGVLRVEGKEYVLKDGDVVHFLFNA from the coding sequence ATGGGACTGAGCATAGGCATTGTCGGACTGCCCAACGTGGGCAAGTCCACCCTTTTCAACGCGCTGACCAGGGCTCAGAACGCCGAGAGCGCCAACTATCCTTTCTGCACCATCGAACCCAACCGGGCCGTGGTCCCTGTGCCGGACCTGCGGCTGTACAAATTGCAGGAACTGGCCAGCTCCCAGAAAGTGATCCACGCCACGGTGGACTTCATCGATATTGCCGGACTGGTTCGTGGGGCCAGCAAGGGCGAAGGTCTGGGCAACCAGTTTCTGGCCAACATCCGCGAATGCGACGCCATCTTGCACGTGGTGCGCTGCTTTGAAAATGATGACGTGATCCATGTGGACGGCGCAGTGGATCCCATCCGGGACATGGAAACCATCGATACGGAACTGATCCTGGCCGATCTTCAGGCCGCCGAACGCAAGGCCGAACGGCTGGGCAAACAGATCAAAGGCGACAAGCGGCTGGCCCCGCAGATGGACCTGCTGCGCGGGCTCATCGACCACCTGAACGCGGGACGGCCCGCCTCGGAAATGACCGAACTGCACAGCGATCCTGGAGCGGAACTGCGCCGGGATCTGCTGCTGATCACTTTCAAGCCGGTCATTTTCGCCATGAACGTGGATGAGGACGGACTGGGAGAGGACAACGCCCATGTGCGCCGCGTGCGCGAAGCGGCTCAGGCCCGCGCGGCCGGGGCCGTGAAAATTTCCGCCCGTATGGAGGAGGAACTGGCCGGGCTTTCCCCGGAGGAGGCGGCGGAGTTTCTGGCCTCCTACGGCGTGCAGGAGTCCGGCCTGGATCTGATCATCCGCGCCGGCTATGAAATGCTCGGACTGTGCTCCTATTTCACGGCCGGACCCAAAGAAGTCCGCGCCTGGACCATCCGTCAGGGTTGGAAGGCGCCTCAGGGTGCGGGCGTGATCCACACGGATTTCGAGCGAGGCTTCATCCGGGCCGAGGTCATCGCCTACGAAGACTACGTCAAACACGGTTCCGAGGCCAAATGCCGTGCCGCTGGAGTGCTGCGCGTGGAAGGCAAGGAATACGTCCTGAAAGACGGAGATGTGGTGCATTTCCTGTTCAATGCGTGA
- a CDS encoding ferredoxin, with the protein MAELVEVAVNRPCCSGCMACVEVAPEVFAFDESAQVAEVRANPCDAELARKAVAYCPDDCIDII; encoded by the coding sequence GTGGCTGAGCTGGTGGAAGTGGCCGTGAACCGGCCGTGCTGCTCCGGGTGCATGGCCTGCGTGGAGGTGGCGCCGGAGGTATTCGCGTTCGACGAGAGCGCCCAGGTGGCCGAAGTGCGGGCCAACCCCTGCGACGCGGAACTGGCCAGAAAGGCCGTGGCCTATTGCCCGGATGATTGTATCGATATCATCTGA
- a CDS encoding UDP-glucose dehydrogenase family protein translates to MNICIVGTGYVGLVSAACFAEMGNMVTCVDINENVVDRLKKSEVHIYEPGLEELVRRNAREGRLTFTTELTEGLKDSLFVFCCVGTPEGDDGSADLRYVQQVARDVGRTMTGYTIIVDKSTVPVGTADQVRAIVNEELAKRGVEIEFDVVSNPEFLKEGDAVNDFMKPDRVVVGTDNVRTAELLKTLYAPYARSREKLIVMGVRSAEMTKYAANCMLATKISFINEIANICEQVGADVREVRRGIGADHRIGYQFIYPGVGYGGSCFPKDVKALIRTATGAGCNPQLLSAVDEVNDRQKLVIARKIEAYFSEQGGVSGKILALWGLAFKANTDDMREAPSLELIRYLTERGMRVRAFDPVAGSNARRILADNPLVEICDDQYAPLEGASALAVVTEWNQFRNPDFARIKKELQAPLLFDGRNLYSPQLMAAEGFAYFSVGR, encoded by the coding sequence ATGAACATATGCATTGTCGGAACCGGTTATGTGGGGCTCGTGTCCGCGGCCTGCTTCGCGGAAATGGGCAATATGGTCACCTGCGTGGACATCAACGAAAACGTGGTGGACCGGCTCAAAAAAAGCGAAGTCCATATTTACGAGCCCGGCCTGGAGGAACTGGTCCGGCGTAACGCCAGGGAAGGACGCCTGACCTTCACCACCGAGTTGACCGAGGGCCTGAAGGACAGCCTGTTCGTGTTCTGCTGCGTGGGCACTCCCGAAGGCGACGACGGCAGCGCCGATCTGCGCTATGTGCAGCAGGTGGCGCGGGATGTGGGCCGGACCATGACCGGCTATACCATCATCGTGGACAAATCCACGGTGCCCGTGGGCACGGCAGACCAGGTCCGGGCTATTGTGAACGAGGAACTCGCCAAACGCGGCGTGGAGATCGAATTCGATGTGGTCTCCAATCCCGAATTTCTGAAGGAAGGCGACGCGGTCAACGACTTCATGAAGCCGGACCGGGTGGTCGTGGGCACGGACAACGTACGCACGGCCGAGCTGCTGAAAACCCTGTACGCGCCCTACGCCCGCAGCCGGGAAAAACTCATCGTCATGGGCGTGCGCAGCGCGGAAATGACCAAGTATGCGGCCAACTGCATGCTGGCCACCAAGATCTCCTTCATCAACGAAATCGCCAACATCTGCGAGCAGGTCGGAGCCGATGTACGCGAAGTGCGCCGGGGCATCGGTGCGGACCACCGCATCGGCTACCAGTTCATCTATCCGGGCGTGGGCTACGGCGGCTCCTGCTTTCCCAAGGACGTGAAGGCCCTTATCCGCACGGCCACCGGGGCGGGTTGCAATCCGCAGCTCCTGTCCGCCGTGGACGAGGTCAACGACCGGCAGAAGCTGGTCATCGCCCGCAAGATCGAAGCATATTTCAGCGAACAGGGCGGCGTGTCCGGCAAGATTCTGGCCCTGTGGGGTCTGGCCTTCAAGGCCAACACCGACGACATGCGCGAGGCTCCGTCCCTGGAACTGATCCGGTATCTGACGGAACGCGGCATGCGCGTACGTGCCTTCGACCCGGTGGCCGGCTCCAATGCCCGCCGCATCCTGGCCGACAACCCGCTGGTGGAGATCTGCGACGACCAGTACGCTCCTCTGGAAGGTGCTTCGGCTCTGGCCGTGGTCACGGAATGGAACCAGTTCAGGAATCCGGATTTCGCCCGAATCAAAAAGGAGCTTCAGGCCCCGCTGCTGTTCGACGGCCGCAATCTGTACTCGCCGCAGCTCATGGCTGCCGAGGGCTTCGCCTACTTCTCCGTGGGCAGATAG